The following nucleotide sequence is from Amia ocellicauda isolate fAmiCal2 chromosome 2, fAmiCal2.hap1, whole genome shotgun sequence.
CGCGCCAGTGCGTGATGACGCACTCAAGCCACGCCCCCAGCCAGGTGCGCTCAGAGGCGCTGATGAATGTCGGCGCTCTGCCCTTCATAGAGAAAAGCAGCGCTGAGCCGCGATGGATGCAGGTCACACTAAAGAGAGTCGCTGCTCAGCTGTCTGTTGATTTGTCTTGTTCTCAGTGAGACTGAAGTGTTTGGCTGCAGGGAAACGAATCCGAATTATGCATTGAAACGATGTGAATTGAACCGAAGCGAGTTTCTGAGTCATTTCGATGTGGAAAAacttagctcaaaatctccatgaaatcagacagatagagagaagaACTGGAGATGAGTTTAAAGCACAAAGCATAGTCTCTGCTATTGCAAACAGCAACCACTGGTCTTACACATCATACAGACTGAAAACGGTCTCACTCACACAGCCAGTGGGACAGAGGAAGGGACACACATCCGTGGGGACACAGTCCATCTGTAACTGTCCCCTGGGCCATTATTTACTGGGGGCGTCCAAGAGCCACCACGGACAAGGCAGCAGAGGACACTATAtaggctggctgtgtgtgtgaaacaaGTGAAGGTATAATGTAAGATGACAAGTtgcctctccactctcctttaTGTCACAACATTGTACACTAAATTCAAAGTGTATCTAAAACCGTGAGAAGGAGCGAAAATATTGTATTGAAACGTGAAGAATTTCCACTAATTAGGCCACCAATTAGACCAACACCAGCCCACCTGCCATCCTTTACACGGGCCGTTGTCTGCACCCAGTGCGTATTCGGAATcgacttttatttatttcgtaTTTAGGTGTTTTTGGTACGATGGCTGTGCATTTGTCGTTATCCTGCTTGATAGGGAAATGTCAGCTACACCACCTTATTCCGCAAACCTTAAGCACGTGTTTTCGTGTCTAATACAAATTTAATTGCCCAGCGTCCCCTGGTTACTTATTGGAttaaacccttaattgaagaaaCAATCTgcttaaatttgactttttaaattgtgtaattaaaAAGTTGGTCCTTTAATACgctatttatacaattctatacttaacttaaaacccatactttttcaaataattaaaagactgatttaggaaattattcattcaattaaggttcaattaagtaattgagagctcggttggaacaaaattGGCTAGGGGCTGCTCCCGCTTCAGGATTTAGAAACACTGATTTAGAGTGACGCTCAGTGCGCAACAAGACAATTACCTGAAATATTCAAGCCATGATTATCATTAATGAATTAAAGGGGGAGGGGAAACCTATAAGTCTCTGACCATGTGGCTGCTCCAGTGGCAGGatattgccttcaaaacagcagacCGTCCTTGTGTTGTATTTACTCTGGGCAACATCAAGCTCTTCGACCTAGAAGGAGGTGAGCATCCCTGCAAGATCTGGGATCTGCGTCTCAATATGTAATATattcaaataatgtaatatggCAACTTTTCGTTTTAGACCTACTGAAATGAGTAACGAGGTTgcaaagaagaaaggaaaagcgCCGGGGGAAAGGAAGACCGCGAAAAAGAGGTCTAAGAGGAGGGAGACATACGCGGTGTACATCTATAAAGTCCTCAAACAGGTAGATAATATAATCTCACCCACACCTGGTGTTCAATTGCAATTTAACTTGACTTATTCAATTGCACTGCACCAAGTGACGGACTTGGGACATCAAGTATGCGCTGCTGAAGTGTCCGCCTGGGACTGTTAGACGCATGTTGTACAACTTTAGGTTTGAAGATGGTCCTTGTCGTTGAGGAGTTGCGCACAGTGGCTGAATGGAGCCTGGGCCCCGGTGTGGGCTACTAATTGAATGCAACAGTTTATTAATTGACCGGTTATCTCAATGACCAGGTGCACCCAGACACCGGCATCTCCAGCAAAGCCATGAGCATCATGAACTCCTTCGTGAACGACGTGTTCGAGCGGGTGGCCACGGAGGCGTCGCGCCTGGCGCAGTACAACAAGCGCTCCACCATCACGTCCCGGGAGGTGCAGACGGCCGTGCGGCTGCTGCTGCCCGGGGAGCTGGCCAAGCACGCCGTGTCCGAGGGCACCAAGGCCGTCACCAAGTACACCAGCTCCAAATGAGGCGGCCTGGGCTGCCATGGTTGTAAAAAGAGATCCGGGGGGGATACGGAAAATTGTTCATGTTGGGGAAATACAATGTATGCATACTGAtggcgtgtgtcagtgtggctTTTGTGTGCATGTTTTAAGAATATTAAGAATTGGCTAAATCCAAGTCTGGACTGGCCGGAGTaacatttttaatgcattttacataGCTTGTAAAGATCACCTGTTGTCAAAGTTAAGACGGTTGCCCCTCGTGATTTCGGAACCTGggccaattaagcaattaagttaCTAGCAGGGGACAGCCTAACACAAAGGGCTGAACAGAGTGCCCATTGACTATAATGGGGAAAACGGAAGGTCGGTCTGTATCTCCAAATTACACACCGGAATCTTAAAATCCTACACTC
It contains:
- the h2bk1 gene encoding histone H2B type 2-K1, with protein sequence MSNEVAKKKGKAPGERKTAKKRSKRRETYAVYIYKVLKQVHPDTGISSKAMSIMNSFVNDVFERVATEASRLAQYNKRSTITSREVQTAVRLLLPGELAKHAVSEGTKAVTKYTSSK